The proteins below are encoded in one region of Vulpes lagopus strain Blue_001 chromosome 10, ASM1834538v1, whole genome shotgun sequence:
- the PARS2 gene encoding probable proline--tRNA ligase, mitochondrial produces the protein MEGLLSRCRALPTLATCSHQLSGYIPHRCYHCDPERGKRLVLSRMFQPQNLREDQVLSLEGRSDDLTCKSQRLMQQVGLIYPASPGCYHLLPYTVRAMEKLQRVIDQEMQAIGGQKVNMPSLSPAELWRATNRWDLMGKELLRLRDRHGKEYCLGPTHEEAVTALVASQKTLSYRQLPFLLYQVTRKFRDEPRPRFGLLRGREFYMKDMYTFDSSPEAARQTYGLVCGAYSSLFRRLGLRCIRVQADVGSIGGTASHEFQLPADIGEDRFAVCPSCGFSANMETLRLSQTDCPACQSPLTEARGIEVGHTFYLGTKYSSIFNAQFTDAQGRPCPAEMGCYGLGVTRILAAAIEVLSTEDCIRWPSLLAPYQVCLIPPKKGSKEEVATELTGHLYDLITEAVPQLRGEVLLDDRTHRTIGNRLKDANKFGYPFVIIAGKRALEDPAHFEVWSQNTGEVVFLTREGVTEFLSQVQVV, from the coding sequence ATGGAAGGGCTGCTGTCAAGATGCAGAGCACTGCCCACCCTGGCCACCTGCAGCCACCAGCTCTCTGGGTACATTCCTCACAGGTGTTACCACTGTGACCCCGAGAGAGGGAAGCGCTTGGTGTTATCCCGCATGTTCCAGCCCCAGAACCTTCGGGAAGACCAGGTTCTCTCTCTCGAGGGCAGATCTGACGACCTGACCTGTAAGAGCCAGCGGCTGATGCAGCAGGTAGGCCTCATCTACCCGGCAAGCCCCGGCTGTTATCACCTCCTGCCTTATACCGTGCGTGCCATGGAGAAGCTCCAGCGGGTGATAGACCAGGAGATGCAGGCCATCGGGGGGCAGAAGGTCAACATGCCCAGCCTCAGCCCAGCGGAGCTCTGGCGAGCCACCAACCGGTGGGACTTGATGGGCAAGGAGCTGCTAAGACTTAGAGACCGACATGGCAAGGAATACTGCTTAGGACCCACTCACGAGGAAGCTGTCACAGCCCTGGTCGCCTCCCAGAAGACACTGTCTTACAGGCAGCTCCCATTCCTGCTGTACCAGGTGACGAGGAAGTTTCGGGATGAGCCCCGGCCCCGCTTCGGTCTTCTCCGTGGCCGGGAGTTCTACATGAAGGACATGTACACCTTCGACTCCTCCCCAGAGGCTGCCCGGCAGACCTACGGCCTGGTGTGCGGGGCCTACAGTAGCCTGTTCCGCAGGCTGGGGCTGCGGTGCATCAGGGTCCAGGCGGATGTGGGCAGCATCGGGGGCACTGCGTCCCATGAGTTCCAGCTGCCGGCTGACATCGGGGAGGACCGATTTGCAGTCTGTCCCAGCTGCGGCTTCTCGGCCAACATGGAGACACTGCGCTTGTCGCAGACCGACTGCCCAGCCTGCCAGAGCCCACTGACCGAAGCCAGAGGCATTGAGGTGGGGCACACGTTTTACCTGGGCACCAAGTACTCCTCCATTTTCAATGCTCAGTTCACTGATGCCCAGGGAAGACCGTGCCCGGCTGAGATGGGCTGCTATGGCCTGGGCGTGACTCGGATACTGGCTGCCGCCATTGAAGTGCTGTCCACGGAGGACTGCATTCGCTGGCCCAGCCTCCTGGCACCTTACCAGGTATGCCTCATCCCCCCAAAGAAGGGCAGTAAGGAGGAGGTGGCCACTGAGCTCACAGGACACCTGTACGACCTCATTACAGAGGCAGTGCCGCAGCTCCGTGGGGAGGTGCTGCTCGATGACAGGACCCATCGAACCATTGGAAACAGACTGAAAGATGCCAACAAGTTTGGGTACCCCTTTGTGATCATTGCTGGCAAGAGGGCCCTGGAGGACCCTGCACATTTTGAAGTTTGGAGCCAGAACACAGGGGAGGTAGTCTTCCTCACCAGAGAAGGAGTCACGGAATTTCTGAGCCAAGTGCAGGTGGTCTGA